A portion of the Capsicum annuum cultivar UCD-10X-F1 unplaced genomic scaffold, UCD10Xv1.1 ctg79385, whole genome shotgun sequence genome contains these proteins:
- the LOC124895037 gene encoding serine/threonine-protein kinase Nek6-like translates to MSEAASEEQEHISPEHVSRFDEGDTKNNKTKELEVLSSPLDHEEADIVECISAKSSRTTLSDGRFNDKTRSFDEESTSSNSQSAKPDPKAAPRRCVAETENGSECREVAIDCLSTESDGSLLHKDELEKKATAVYDTKPAKKDALRALDDNVSQLKSLAALTSKEDKDDWGNPTEQRAEALESLLEVCARLLKQEKIDELAGVQKPFKDNGMSSRETAIWLTKSLMTTQKLSKGL, encoded by the exons ATGAGTGAGGCAGCT TCCGAGGAACAAGAACATATTTCTCCGGAGCATGTTAGTCGATTTGATGAAGGTGATACAAAGAATAACAAGACAAAAGAGCTTGAGGTGTTGAGCAGTCCACTGGACCATGAGGAAGCAGATATAGTGGAATGTATCTCCGCAAAATCTAGCAGAACGACATTGTCTGATGGAAGATTCAACGATAAAACACGATCCTTCGATGAAGAAAGCACTTCATCTAATTCACAGTCGGCAAAACCAGATCCAAAGGCAGCACCAAGACGCTGTGTTGCTGAAACTGAAAATGGTAGTGAGTGTAGAGAAGTTGCTATTGACTGCTTGTCAACTGAAAGCGATGGTTCACTTCTACACAAAGACGAGCTAGAAAAGAAAGCAACAGCAGTTTATGACACCAAACCGGCTAAGAAAGATGCTCTTCGAGCACTGGATGATAACGTTTCGCAGCTCAAGTCACTAGCCGCATTAACTAGTAAGGAGGACAAAGACGACTGGGGTAATCCCACTGAACAAAGAGCTGAAGCTTTAGAGTCTCTTTTGGAGGTTTGTGCGCGACTACTTAAGCAGGAAAAAATCGATGAGCTTGCTGGTGTGCAGAAACCATTCAAGGATAATGGAATGTCGTCTAGAGAAACAGCAATCTGGTTGACAAAAAGTCTCATGACTACACAAAAGTTGTCCAAGGGGTTGTGA